The following proteins are encoded in a genomic region of Sulfurospirillum arsenophilum NBRC 109478:
- the arsD gene encoding arsenite efflux transporter metallochaperone ArsD, with protein MKKLEIFDPAMCCSTGVCGPSIDPELMRIATTINALKEKGIVIKRHGLSTEPQDFVSNKTINALLQKDGVDILPATLLDGEVVKTKAYPTNEELSQWLEVKMASESPWKANSSCCGPKGCC; from the coding sequence ATGAAAAAATTAGAGATATTTGATCCAGCGATGTGTTGTTCGACAGGCGTATGTGGACCTTCCATTGATCCCGAATTGATGAGAATAGCAACAACTATTAATGCCCTTAAAGAAAAAGGCATTGTGATTAAACGACATGGACTCTCTACCGAGCCACAAGATTTTGTGAGCAATAAAACAATCAATGCGCTTCTCCAAAAAGATGGAGTGGATATTTTACCTGCCACACTTTTAGATGGTGAAGTGGTGAAAACAAAAGCGTATCCTACCAATGAAGAGTTATCACAATGGTTGGAAGTCAAAATGGCAAGCGAATCACCATGGAAAGCAAACAGTTCATGTTGTGGGCCGAAAGGGTGTTGTTAA
- a CDS encoding arsenic transporter, whose protein sequence is MILAALIFLVTLVFVIWQPKGLQIGTTAVLGAVIALVVGVVSFADVLVVTSIVWDATLAFIGIIILSMVLDEIGFFEWCAIQMAKLSGGNGHLMFVYSILLGSFISALFANDGAALILTPILLAQMRILKLGAKAIIAFLLAGGFISDSASLPFVFSNLTNIVTANYFHIGFTKYLSVMFVPYIASTLISIIVLWFFLRKDIVAQVDISLLKNPDDALKSKPLFYIAWLFLALLLASYFVGDLYHLPISVFALGGGLLFLVIANAFKVVHPKKIITTAPWQVVWFSIGLYIVVYGLKNAGLTDYLTLILQDLNTRGDTIAIVGTGFIAAALSAVMNNMPTVMIMDIALQDIPNQALAYANIIGCNLGPKMTPFGSLATLLWLHVLAQKGVKITFVEYSKFGLLVTPPILLLVLLSL, encoded by the coding sequence ATGATTTTAGCAGCTCTTATTTTTTTAGTCACGTTGGTGTTTGTCATCTGGCAACCCAAAGGTTTACAAATCGGCACGACTGCTGTTTTAGGCGCTGTCATTGCCTTGGTAGTGGGTGTTGTGAGTTTCGCGGATGTGCTGGTGGTAACCAGCATCGTTTGGGATGCAACCTTGGCATTTATCGGGATTATTATTCTCTCCATGGTGCTTGATGAGATCGGCTTTTTTGAGTGGTGTGCGATACAAATGGCAAAACTCTCTGGTGGTAATGGACATTTGATGTTTGTCTATTCTATTCTTTTAGGCTCTTTCATCTCGGCACTGTTTGCCAACGATGGGGCAGCACTTATATTAACACCTATTTTATTGGCACAAATGCGCATTTTAAAACTGGGTGCTAAAGCGATAATTGCTTTTTTACTTGCAGGTGGATTTATCAGCGATTCGGCGTCACTGCCGTTTGTCTTTTCAAATCTCACAAACATCGTCACGGCAAACTATTTTCATATCGGATTTACAAAGTACCTTAGTGTAATGTTTGTACCATATATTGCAAGTACACTTATTTCGATTATTGTTTTATGGTTTTTTCTTCGCAAAGATATTGTGGCGCAAGTGGATATCTCTTTACTGAAAAATCCTGATGATGCTCTCAAGAGTAAGCCACTTTTTTACATTGCATGGTTATTTTTAGCACTTCTTTTAGCAAGTTATTTTGTGGGTGATTTATACCATCTCCCCATTTCGGTATTTGCACTAGGAGGTGGGCTTTTATTCTTGGTCATTGCCAACGCATTTAAAGTTGTGCACCCTAAAAAAATTATTACTACGGCTCCATGGCAAGTGGTATGGTTTAGTATAGGACTTTATATCGTAGTGTATGGGCTTAAAAATGCAGGATTAACCGATTATCTTACGCTTATTCTTCAAGACTTAAACACAAGAGGTGATACTATCGCTATTGTGGGCACAGGTTTTATTGCAGCAGCCCTCAGCGCGGTCATGAACAATATGCCTACGGTTATGATTATGGACATTGCATTGCAAGATATTCCCAATCAAGCTTTAGCGTATGCAAATATCATCGGGTGTAACCTCGGACCAAAAATGACGCCATTTGGCTCGTTGGCAACGCTTTTATGGTTGCATGTTTTGGCACAAAAAGGGGTAAAAATCACTTTTGTAGAATACTCAAAATTTGGACTTTTAGTCACACCTCCAATATTACTTTTGGTATTGCTCAGTTTATAA
- a CDS encoding ArsR/SmtB family transcription factor has protein sequence MDVFLKTVGALNDETRVQILAFISHNGEVCVCDIESSLNMIQSRISRHLKILKDAGFLKVDRRGKWAYYAIRSPMDRFRLACLEEISYLELNLPQNSSTCKGVS, from the coding sequence ATGGATGTTTTTTTAAAAACCGTTGGGGCGCTCAATGATGAAACACGGGTTCAAATTTTAGCGTTTATCTCACACAATGGCGAGGTATGTGTATGCGATATTGAAAGTTCGCTCAATATGATTCAATCACGTATCTCAAGACACCTCAAAATTCTCAAAGATGCGGGATTTTTAAAAGTAGATCGGCGTGGGAAATGGGCGTATTATGCCATTCGCTCACCGATGGATCGTTTTCGTTTGGCGTGCTTGGAGGAGATCAGTTATCTTGAACTAAACCTACCACAAAATAGTTCTACATGTAAAGGTGTATCATGA
- a CDS encoding Crp/Fnr family transcriptional regulator: protein MKRFSFFEKLSRANQELLQSHSTRVRIPKGTILFEQGDQCKEILFLIEGSIRVYRRHESGQEITLYYLKPLEQCNVNTNSAFSGLPAVGTAVSESELAGLMIPAHICHQIYIQEQAYQNYVFSLFTERLEGLVALVEDVRFKRLDERLLEWFQKSKEKTITVTHEQLASHLGTSREVISRLLKTFEKEGIVALSRGKITYLHEKEKSGLLKWFSF, encoded by the coding sequence ATGAAACGATTCTCTTTTTTTGAAAAATTATCCCGCGCAAACCAAGAACTTTTACAGAGTCACTCCACGCGCGTACGCATTCCTAAAGGAACGATTTTGTTTGAGCAAGGTGACCAGTGTAAAGAGATACTTTTTTTAATAGAAGGTTCCATTCGTGTCTATCGTAGGCATGAATCGGGACAAGAGATTACCTTATACTATTTAAAACCGCTTGAGCAATGTAATGTCAACACCAACAGTGCTTTTAGCGGACTTCCTGCTGTTGGAACGGCTGTGAGTGAAAGTGAATTGGCAGGACTCATGATTCCTGCCCATATTTGCCATCAGATCTACATTCAAGAACAAGCGTATCAAAATTATGTTTTTAGTCTTTTTACAGAGCGTTTGGAAGGCTTAGTAGCATTGGTAGAAGATGTTCGCTTTAAGCGCTTAGATGAAAGACTGCTCGAGTGGTTTCAAAAATCCAAAGAAAAAACCATTACTGTTACCCATGAGCAACTCGCTTCTCACCTAGGAACCTCAAGAGAAGTAATTAGTCGTCTTTTAAAAACATTTGAAAAAGAGGGTATTGTTGCTTTAAGTCGAGGTAAAATCACCTATTTACATGAAAAAGAAAAATCTGGTTTGTTAAAATGGTTTTCTTTTTAA
- a CDS encoding c-type cytochrome, with the protein MKQNLLLQVTTLCLFGASLAFGGDVIQGEKLFKNPTLGGSTNEQSCFSCHANGALFKEGLFSRKEHILMGAKFNSVAEIVNMCIEKPLAGKAIATNGKEMEDILSYMKTIAK; encoded by the coding sequence ATGAAACAAAATCTACTTTTACAAGTAACAACACTCTGTCTTTTTGGTGCAAGCCTAGCATTTGGAGGCGATGTCATACAAGGTGAAAAATTATTTAAAAATCCTACATTGGGTGGCAGCACCAATGAACAATCGTGTTTTTCGTGCCATGCGAATGGAGCTTTATTTAAAGAAGGGCTTTTTAGCCGAAAAGAACACATTCTGATGGGAGCAAAATTTAATAGTGTTGCTGAAATTGTCAATATGTGCATTGAAAAGCCTCTAGCAGGCAAAGCAATAGCAACGAATGGCAAAGAGATGGAAGATATTCTCTCTTATATGAAAACCATTGCGAAATAA